TCTTCTACAACTCCATCGTGTCCAACGACACTTCCCTCACGGTCAGGAACCAGCCGGTCAACTACACCTTCAGCTGCATGTACCGAGCCGCCTACCTGGTGAATAACGCCGTCTTCAGCCAGAGGTAAGCATCGGcccggggcgggggggcggccGCAGACACCATGTGCACCACGTGTGCATTCTGACCCAATGACTTGCAGCGTTTTTACTAAACCCTTTGCTTTTTCCAGAGTGGCTACAGTTTATGTCAACAACGGGAGTTTAGGCACTTTTAGATCTCAGTTGTCTATGAGCGTGTTCACGGTGAGTAGCTGCTCAGAGGCTCTTCCTCCAGTGGAAGCCTTTGCCGACCTGTTTAATGAGGTCCTGATATATTTAGACTATTTGATGTGTGGGTATGTTTTGGTCAAGACAAGTGGAGATGGATGAGATACTAACTTTTTCCTTTCTAGAATTCAAAGTTCCTGTACTCCAAGGACGCTCCCTATGTGATCGACACTTCTGAGATCGGCTCTGAAGTTTTTATCGGGATTGAGGCAAAAGGACTCAGCAACAGGTTTTCCAGATATTctcattatgttttcataacTTTAATTCTTATTAATTTTGGATTGGTTAGATGTTCCCAAATTTCTAATCCATGTTTGTGGTCTAACACTCAGATTCAAAGTTGTGATAAACAACTGCTGGGCCACTCCGAGCCCGTACtcgacagacaggaagaggtgGAGTCTCATCATCAACAGGTAGTTCGATAAATCAACTTCAGAGACAGTTAAGATTCCACCTCCTCGTGGTAATAGTTGAAGTATTTcccctgcagctgctcctccgACAACACTGTGACTATTTTTGAGAATGCCAAAGACAGCCGCTCCACGTTCAAGTTCAACTCCTTCCGCTTCCAACGGCTGGAGAAGGTTTCCACCGTGTGGCTGCACTGCGAGGTGCACGTGTGTGATGCCGAGAGGCTCGTCTGTCAGCCGGTGAGAACAGAACTATTTAAACTTTAtgatattaaacattaaaatactgCAAAACCTTTGGTCTGCCGTCTTGAGAAAAGCAAGTTGAACTAAAGCCTGTGTTTATCTCCTGAAGACCCCCTGCTCTGCGAGAAGTCTGTCAGCTGAGGCAGATCCGAGTGGGGGGATCCT
The Pleuronectes platessa chromosome 21, fPlePla1.1, whole genome shotgun sequence DNA segment above includes these coding regions:
- the tectb gene encoding beta-tectorin; translation: MASLRVLLMLLPVAWTCPPQKADYVMVSCFPNAIIANVPECPYGWEIEQLSLGGICYTGVHSPGYFRFIISDLTPKNHSYCGTQSEYMPGKDPKYIFYNSIVSNDTSLTVRNQPVNYTFSCMYRAAYLVNNAVFSQRVATVYVNNGSLGTFRSQLSMSVFTNSKFLYSKDAPYVIDTSEIGSEVFIGIEAKGLSNRFKVVINNCWATPSPYSTDRKRWSLIINSCSSDNTVTIFENAKDSRSTFKFNSFRFQRLEKVSTVWLHCEVHVCDAERLVCQPTPCSARSLSAEADPSGGILTAEFQIKGYASSNNGHKPGSSLLILLLLLINSCCFH